One window of Desulfovibrio aminophilus genomic DNA carries:
- a CDS encoding lytic murein transglycosylase, with amino-acid sequence MGRGLAALALFFCLLLTEAWASGDQRSGYEVWAPLAERLVADGFEPGGLKRLFSDPVMVYDPQVMARKMNPILEAKLAPPEAPAAEPEVDARYLNPILLAGAYGYLRENKDLLRGLREKYGVPEEILVALLLVETKLGLNTGTAKAAWALANMALARGLPDIEPYLSRSDLDPEIRAWLDERTRQKSDWAYEELEALLRYAEALGRDPLDIPGSVYGAIGQCQFMPTNALAYGEDGDGDGRVDLFDKADALASMARFLKEHGWKDGLDEKGRSRVIYRYNHSASYTRTVLAVADSLTRIGRTFGAGG; translated from the coding sequence ATGGGCCGGGGCCTGGCGGCCCTGGCCCTTTTTTTCTGCCTGCTGCTCACGGAGGCGTGGGCTTCCGGCGACCAGCGCTCGGGCTACGAGGTCTGGGCCCCCCTGGCCGAGCGGCTCGTGGCCGACGGCTTCGAGCCCGGCGGACTGAAACGCCTGTTCTCGGATCCCGTCATGGTCTACGACCCTCAGGTCATGGCCCGCAAGATGAACCCGATCCTGGAGGCCAAGCTGGCCCCGCCCGAGGCTCCGGCCGCCGAGCCGGAGGTGGACGCGCGCTACCTCAATCCCATCCTCCTGGCCGGGGCCTACGGCTATCTGCGCGAGAACAAGGACCTGCTGCGCGGGCTGCGCGAAAAGTACGGGGTGCCGGAGGAGATTCTGGTGGCCCTGCTCCTGGTGGAGACCAAGCTCGGGCTGAACACCGGCACGGCCAAGGCGGCCTGGGCCCTGGCCAACATGGCCCTGGCGCGCGGCCTGCCGGACATCGAACCCTACCTGTCCCGCTCGGACCTGGACCCGGAAATCCGCGCCTGGCTCGACGAGCGCACCCGCCAGAAGTCGGACTGGGCCTATGAGGAGCTGGAGGCGCTGCTGCGCTATGCCGAGGCCCTGGGCCGCGATCCCCTGGACATCCCGGGTTCGGTCTACGGGGCCATCGGCCAGTGCCAGTTCATGCCCACCAATGCCCTGGCCTACGGCGAGGACGGCGACGGCGACGGCCGCGTGGACCTCTTCGACAAGGCCGACGCCCTGGCGAGCATGGCCCGTTTTCTCAAGGAGCACGGCTGGAAGGACGGCCTGGACGAGAAGGGGCGCTCCCGCGTCATCTATCGCTACAACCACTCCGCGAGCTACACGCGCACCGTGCTGGCCGTGGCCGACAGCCTGACCCGCATCGGCCGGACCTTCGGCGCGGGCGGCTGA
- a CDS encoding dual CXXC motif small (seleno)protein, translating into METRQGSPSLSCPACRGRLHPVRGCREVALVCAECGARYPVRQFAALLDDAFEEEVALVPLDRL; encoded by the coding sequence ATGGAGACGCGGCAGGGGAGCCCGTCCCTGTCCTGCCCCGCCTGTCGGGGCCGCCTGCATCCCGTGCGCGGTTGCCGTGAGGTCGCGCTGGTCTGCGCCGAGTGCGGCGCGCGCTACCCGGTGCGCCAATTCGCCGCGCTTCTGGACGACGCCTTTGAGGAGGAAGTGGCCCTTGTTCCTCTGGATCGACTCTGA
- a CDS encoding molybdenum cofactor biosynthesis protein MoaE, whose protein sequence is MDISAAIAKLKTEPGFTENVGMILVHNGVVRGWSRANRENVVAVDITSDEERMNALCEEIQKRPGIFRVLAECRSGLLKPGDDVLFLIVAGDIRENVKPALADLLDRIKAEAVTKREIMG, encoded by the coding sequence ATGGACATATCAGCAGCCATCGCAAAACTCAAAACCGAACCAGGCTTCACCGAAAACGTCGGCATGATCCTGGTGCACAACGGCGTGGTCCGGGGCTGGTCGCGCGCCAACCGGGAAAACGTCGTGGCCGTGGACATCACCTCGGACGAGGAGCGGATGAACGCCCTCTGCGAGGAGATCCAGAAACGCCCGGGCATCTTCCGCGTCCTGGCCGAATGCCGCTCCGGCCTGCTCAAGCCCGGCGACGACGTGCTCTTCCTGATCGTGGCCGGGGACATCCGCGAAAACGTGAAGCCCGCCCTGGCCGACCTCCTGGACCGCATCAAGGCCGAGGCCGTGACCAAACGCGAAATCATGGGCTAG
- the gpmA gene encoding 2,3-diphosphoglycerate-dependent phosphoglycerate mutase, translating to MHTLVLIRHGQSAWNLENRFTGWTDVDLTPQGEAEAHEAARLLREGGYGFDACHTSLLKRAIRTLWIVQEEMDAMWLPVFKTWRLNERHYGALQGLNKSETAARYGEEQVFVWRRSFDTPPPALEPDDPRHPGRDPRYADLTAAELPLCESLKDTIARTMPYWHDVLAPQIRQGRRLLVAAHGNSLRGLVKYLDGMDEKAVTGLNIPTGVPLVYELDDELRALRRFYLGDPEAVERAAKAVAAQGKA from the coding sequence ATGCACACCCTCGTGCTCATCCGCCACGGCCAGAGCGCCTGGAACCTGGAGAACCGCTTCACGGGCTGGACCGACGTGGACCTCACGCCCCAGGGCGAGGCGGAGGCCCACGAGGCCGCCCGCCTCCTGCGCGAGGGCGGCTACGGCTTCGACGCCTGCCACACCTCGCTGCTCAAGCGCGCCATCCGCACCCTCTGGATCGTGCAGGAGGAGATGGACGCCATGTGGCTGCCCGTGTTCAAGACCTGGCGGCTCAATGAGCGGCACTACGGCGCCCTGCAGGGCCTGAACAAGTCCGAGACCGCGGCCAGGTACGGCGAGGAGCAGGTCTTCGTCTGGCGGCGCAGCTTCGACACGCCCCCTCCGGCCCTGGAGCCGGACGATCCGCGTCACCCCGGCCGCGACCCGCGCTACGCCGACCTGACGGCCGCCGAGCTGCCGCTGTGCGAGAGCCTCAAGGACACCATCGCCCGAACCATGCCCTACTGGCACGACGTCCTGGCCCCGCAGATCCGCCAGGGACGCCGGCTGCTCGTGGCGGCCCACGGCAATTCCCTGCGCGGACTGGTGAAGTACCTGGACGGCATGGACGAGAAGGCCGTGACCGGCCTGAACATTCCCACCGGCGTGCCCCTGGTCTACGAACTGGACGACGAACTGCGCGCGCTCCGGCGGTTCTACCTCGGCGATCCCGAGGCCGTGGAGCGCGCGGCCAAGGCCGTGGCGGCCCAGGGCAAGGCGTGA
- a CDS encoding NFACT RNA binding domain-containing protein has protein sequence MEASFFRHLAAELAALLPGRRVGKVFAPADGALTLEVPAPGDRRHLLFRPAKQAGLLFLSAIKPLNPATPPARVMWLRKRLSGRRLLEARVDWPGLRLAFALSPGEGRHLLFNLRQDLSLVEDLPEGFGREPEWPGLDAVLNDSGVWREHPQISPPLRRFLGGLGAGAASAYEAVRAGQAPAFFLNETDPPLAWDPGGERREFATALEAATAHGERLLFPHLERLNDSEERDRLKTARKRLTRNLAKLDQEEGRLRGMLGNKAAAEALRANLWRLKDAEGLAEAELEGPDQGVLRLSLDPRLSPSENMARLFKLASKAERGLEHLERRRTQLLAELEDLGRATAPGPAPAAAHQAQAQPAPLPRRCRDIAAQAFRSSDGFWLLRGKNKAANHALVTKAASPFDLWFHVQGGPGSHVLLKRDFPNQEVPRRSLEEAAILAALKSWRSEDARADVICALARDVRPVKGAPPGQVQVDTIHETLRVDLDRDLERRLGEAVPEP, from the coding sequence ATGGAGGCGAGTTTTTTCCGCCATCTCGCCGCCGAGCTGGCCGCTTTGCTGCCGGGACGCCGCGTGGGCAAGGTATTCGCCCCCGCCGACGGCGCCCTGACCCTGGAAGTTCCGGCTCCCGGAGACCGCAGACATCTTCTGTTCCGGCCCGCCAAACAGGCGGGCCTTCTTTTCCTCTCCGCCATCAAACCATTGAACCCCGCCACCCCGCCCGCCCGGGTGATGTGGCTGCGCAAGCGCCTCTCCGGCCGCCGCCTCCTGGAGGCGCGCGTGGACTGGCCCGGCCTGCGCCTGGCCTTCGCGCTCTCGCCCGGCGAGGGACGCCACCTGCTCTTCAATCTGCGCCAGGACCTGAGCCTGGTCGAGGACCTGCCCGAGGGCTTCGGCCGCGAGCCGGAATGGCCTGGACTGGACGCGGTGCTGAACGATTCCGGGGTCTGGCGGGAGCACCCCCAGATTTCCCCGCCGCTGCGCCGCTTCCTGGGCGGCCTGGGCGCGGGGGCCGCATCCGCCTATGAGGCCGTCCGCGCGGGGCAGGCCCCGGCCTTCTTCCTCAACGAAACCGACCCGCCCCTGGCCTGGGATCCCGGCGGGGAGCGCCGCGAGTTCGCGACAGCCCTGGAGGCCGCCACGGCCCACGGCGAGCGGCTGCTCTTCCCGCACCTGGAGCGTCTGAACGACAGCGAGGAACGCGACCGGCTCAAGACCGCGCGCAAGCGCCTGACCCGCAACCTGGCCAAGCTGGACCAGGAGGAAGGGCGGCTGCGCGGCATGCTCGGCAACAAGGCGGCCGCCGAGGCGCTGCGGGCCAACCTCTGGCGTCTCAAGGACGCCGAGGGACTGGCCGAGGCCGAGCTGGAGGGCCCGGACCAGGGCGTCCTGCGCCTGTCCCTGGACCCGCGCCTCTCTCCGTCCGAGAACATGGCCCGCCTGTTCAAGCTGGCGTCCAAGGCCGAACGCGGCCTGGAACACCTGGAGCGCCGCCGGACCCAGCTGTTGGCCGAGCTGGAGGACCTGGGCCGCGCCACGGCCCCGGGCCCGGCTCCGGCCGCCGCGCATCAGGCCCAGGCCCAGCCCGCGCCCCTGCCCCGGCGCTGCCGGGACATCGCGGCCCAGGCCTTCCGCTCCTCGGACGGCTTCTGGCTCCTGCGCGGCAAGAACAAGGCGGCCAACCACGCCCTGGTGACCAAGGCCGCCAGCCCCTTCGACCTCTGGTTCCACGTCCAGGGCGGCCCGGGTTCGCACGTGCTTCTCAAGCGCGACTTCCCCAACCAGGAGGTGCCGCGCCGCAGCCTGGAGGAGGCCGCGATCCTGGCCGCGCTCAAGAGCTGGCGTTCCGAGGACGCGCGGGCCGACGTGATCTGCGCCCTGGCCCGGGACGTGCGGCCGGTGAAGGGCGCGCCCCCCGGGCAGGTGCAGGTGGACACGATCCACGAGACCCTGCGCGTGGACCTGGACCGCGACCTGGAGCGCCGCCTGGGCGAGGCCGTCCCGGAGCCATGA
- the dksA gene encoding RNA polymerase-binding protein DksA, with protein sequence MDAKDLEYFREVLTNSLNDILQNSQATIEDMTESVEVYADPADRATAESDRAFTLRLRDRERKLIKKIQQALQRIEDGEFGICQECGEEIGVARLKARPMTTLCIACKSKQEADEHIRGD encoded by the coding sequence ATGGATGCCAAGGATCTCGAGTACTTCCGTGAGGTACTGACCAACTCGCTCAACGACATCCTGCAGAACAGCCAGGCCACCATCGAGGACATGACCGAGTCCGTGGAGGTCTACGCCGACCCGGCCGACCGGGCCACCGCAGAGTCCGACCGGGCCTTCACCCTGCGCCTGCGCGACCGCGAGCGCAAACTGATCAAGAAGATTCAGCAGGCCCTGCAGCGCATCGAGGACGGCGAGTTCGGCATTTGCCAGGAATGCGGCGAGGAAATCGGCGTGGCCCGACTCAAGGCCAGGCCCATGACCACGCTCTGCATCGCCTGCAAGAGCAAGCAGGAAGCCGACGAGCATATCCGGGGCGACTAG
- a CDS encoding glycosyltransferase family 4 protein: MNIVQVINVRWYNATAWYALYLGRLLKDAGHGVLMVVQPGTEPERKARELGLPVLPLDLNGNNPLTLIRSAREAARMLREFQPRIVNCHRGEGFFLWALFKRLGCDFKLVRTRGDQRPPRHDALNRWLHAGVADAVVVTNKAMARHFLTRMKTPERSVWVIPGGVDTTTYRFDPEGRERVRREFGFGPSDVVLGLVGRFDRVKGQKECIEAVAMLRGEMGLSQARLFLIGFDSATRTREVEEWLEASGLAGSARISGRREDIAACLSALDVGVVASLWSETIARAALEIMVTGRPLVSTDVGVMPDLVSRRALVPPGDARALALKLREAVESPSFRESLAAEQRLVISQLTGRDFLTRTLSLYEGLLSA; the protein is encoded by the coding sequence ATGAACATCGTCCAGGTCATCAACGTCCGCTGGTACAACGCCACGGCCTGGTACGCCCTGTACCTGGGCCGTCTGCTCAAGGACGCCGGTCACGGCGTGCTCATGGTGGTCCAGCCCGGCACCGAGCCGGAACGCAAGGCCCGCGAGCTCGGCCTGCCCGTGCTGCCCCTGGACCTGAACGGCAACAACCCGCTGACCCTGATCCGCTCGGCGCGCGAGGCCGCCCGGATGCTGCGGGAGTTCCAGCCCCGGATCGTCAACTGCCACCGGGGCGAGGGATTCTTCCTCTGGGCGCTCTTCAAGCGCCTGGGCTGCGACTTCAAGCTCGTGCGCACCCGGGGCGACCAGCGCCCCCCCCGGCACGACGCCCTGAACCGCTGGCTGCACGCCGGCGTGGCCGACGCCGTGGTGGTGACCAACAAGGCCATGGCGCGCCACTTCCTGACCCGGATGAAGACCCCGGAACGCTCGGTCTGGGTCATTCCCGGCGGCGTGGACACCACGACCTACCGCTTCGACCCCGAGGGCCGCGAGCGGGTGCGCCGGGAGTTCGGCTTCGGCCCTTCCGACGTGGTGCTGGGTCTGGTGGGCCGCTTCGACCGGGTCAAGGGCCAGAAGGAGTGCATCGAGGCCGTGGCCATGCTGCGCGGCGAGATGGGGCTGTCCCAGGCGCGACTGTTCCTGATCGGCTTCGACTCCGCCACCCGGACCCGCGAGGTGGAGGAATGGCTCGAAGCCTCGGGCCTGGCCGGCAGCGCCAGGATCAGCGGCCGCCGCGAGGACATCGCGGCCTGCCTCTCGGCCCTGGACGTGGGCGTGGTGGCCTCCCTGTGGTCCGAGACCATCGCCAGGGCGGCCCTGGAGATCATGGTCACCGGCCGTCCGCTCGTCTCCACGGACGTGGGCGTCATGCCCGATCTGGTCAGCCGCCGGGCCCTGGTCCCGCCGGGAGACGCGAGGGCCCTGGCCCTCAAGCTGCGCGAGGCGGTGGAGAGCCCGTCGTTCCGGGAATCCCTGGCCGCCGAACAGCGCCTGGTCATCTCCCAGCTCACGGGCAGGGACTTCCTGACCCGCACCCTGAGCCTCTACGAAGGCCTGCTCTCGGCCTGA
- a CDS encoding tetratricopeptide repeat protein, giving the protein MYNLSVLLQSLPHIQQSRLVGSGCAAWLSWSGAPNTAMAHTLKDYGGVLMAQDTGQALWFFPGPEVFRAVARLQIWSRLNSMPMLCQVVPATFLVGYDFSFSLSLSPELTGQQANPGQEFAVWVHPKLKEMVESIPGLDLKSGHGVTGFASSVQWLQFHADQGLDYETTLGWFFVIKPLGRMGDKESILGWRGFFTEIQAVLQRMDLKYISDVREGYVIFPLGSVRLLRAWCQEMLGLVRSVKAGGREYWPCVMAAIPQKGLTFSAELPKKVPLDWNRLGPDYPHLQYRDAFPLTEWFKINEIRQGAEQEGLETWCGVSLKSEEGEAGEGSLDVPLPRKLTIGEGQGCFYCGLKDHTAATCPTRAQTRLAPEVWSKLAAVNMDDLVSGLQTLDQGLEPSRVSASLEQLAAGGDKTSNLLARAVFEINASSQLRTLQMVWRSRGKDWSSSQTQLAPEDAPYAWASLDALRGGELERAETMLKQASLKYMRSYQPPSLLGFVALEKGDAHQAAFYWQEAERLSYTPLQQSYFLYLQGRAQEMQGEFKEASALFKRAAAASPDWLDPAYREAVCLVKMGFTGQGMDILERLIERDPNIFNRVLLDLELDRGRMQIMGALHGLWRDAEAKCEEEKALVATLSSEVAQRFEDGHAFFETAQERLERMRRLTERRNYVAYRSLVSGVDQFADEMNAQVEADIKRIRARAEHYYDRLRDIQREAAWFPFPKLLLEFNKDFNYCVEKMNWMRDQHLKVAENFRKTLRFLDEIEDRIGRLQKRLVTLRIVRDSTLFVLLLGRTFIWLEIIGLGLALVTIPLLIYMTRHAPGNWLVNLILEQKWEFQKGLVIILSVLALGLAAVKTAFSFEKRKRLLFERKEQEFQDRVQARRAAMKSAGPGGGKAQAGAKPPAKAPAKPPAKAGPKGK; this is encoded by the coding sequence ATGTACAACCTCTCCGTCCTGTTGCAAAGCCTCCCGCATATCCAGCAGTCGCGGCTGGTGGGCTCCGGCTGCGCGGCTTGGCTGTCCTGGTCCGGCGCGCCCAACACGGCCATGGCCCACACGCTGAAGGACTACGGCGGCGTGCTCATGGCCCAGGACACGGGCCAGGCCCTCTGGTTCTTTCCCGGCCCGGAGGTCTTCCGGGCCGTGGCCCGGCTCCAGATCTGGTCCCGGCTCAACTCCATGCCCATGCTCTGCCAGGTGGTTCCGGCCACCTTCCTGGTTGGTTACGATTTCTCGTTCTCCCTCTCGCTTTCGCCGGAGCTGACCGGCCAGCAGGCCAACCCCGGACAGGAGTTCGCCGTCTGGGTCCATCCCAAGCTCAAGGAGATGGTGGAGAGCATCCCGGGCCTGGATCTCAAGTCCGGCCACGGGGTCACGGGCTTCGCCAGCTCGGTGCAGTGGCTCCAGTTCCACGCCGACCAGGGCCTGGACTACGAGACCACCCTGGGCTGGTTCTTCGTCATCAAGCCCCTGGGCCGGATGGGCGACAAGGAGAGCATCCTCGGCTGGCGCGGCTTCTTCACGGAAATCCAGGCCGTGCTGCAGCGCATGGACCTAAAATACATCTCCGACGTGCGCGAGGGCTACGTCATCTTCCCCCTGGGCAGCGTCCGCCTTCTGCGCGCCTGGTGCCAGGAGATGCTCGGCCTGGTGCGCTCGGTGAAGGCGGGCGGCCGCGAGTATTGGCCCTGCGTCATGGCCGCGATCCCGCAGAAGGGCCTGACCTTCAGCGCCGAGCTGCCCAAGAAGGTGCCCCTGGACTGGAACCGTCTGGGCCCGGACTATCCGCACCTACAGTACCGCGACGCCTTTCCCCTGACCGAGTGGTTCAAGATCAACGAGATCCGCCAGGGCGCGGAGCAGGAGGGGCTGGAGACCTGGTGCGGCGTGAGCCTGAAGAGCGAGGAGGGAGAGGCCGGAGAGGGCAGCCTGGACGTCCCCCTGCCGCGCAAGCTGACCATCGGCGAGGGGCAGGGCTGTTTCTACTGCGGCCTCAAGGACCATACGGCCGCCACCTGCCCCACCCGGGCCCAGACCCGGCTCGCCCCGGAGGTCTGGAGCAAGCTGGCGGCCGTGAACATGGACGATCTGGTGTCCGGGCTCCAAACCCTGGATCAGGGCCTGGAGCCGTCCCGGGTGTCGGCGTCCCTTGAGCAGCTGGCCGCCGGCGGGGACAAGACGTCGAACCTGCTGGCCCGCGCGGTGTTCGAAATCAACGCCTCGAGCCAGTTGCGCACGCTGCAGATGGTCTGGCGCAGCCGGGGCAAGGACTGGTCCTCGAGCCAGACCCAGCTGGCGCCGGAGGACGCGCCCTACGCCTGGGCCTCGCTGGACGCCCTGCGCGGCGGCGAGCTGGAGCGGGCCGAGACCATGCTCAAGCAGGCCAGCCTGAAGTACATGCGCAGCTACCAGCCGCCGTCCTTGCTGGGCTTCGTGGCCCTGGAGAAGGGCGACGCGCACCAGGCCGCGTTCTACTGGCAGGAGGCCGAGCGCCTGAGCTACACGCCGTTGCAGCAGAGCTATTTCCTGTACCTGCAGGGCCGCGCCCAGGAGATGCAGGGCGAGTTCAAGGAGGCCTCGGCGCTCTTCAAGCGCGCCGCCGCGGCCTCGCCGGACTGGCTCGATCCGGCCTACCGAGAGGCCGTCTGCCTCGTGAAGATGGGCTTCACCGGCCAGGGCATGGACATCCTGGAGCGGCTCATCGAGCGTGACCCGAACATATTCAACCGCGTCCTGCTCGACCTGGAGCTCGACCGGGGGCGGATGCAGATCATGGGCGCGCTCCACGGACTCTGGCGCGACGCCGAGGCCAAGTGCGAGGAGGAGAAGGCCCTGGTGGCCACGCTTTCCTCCGAGGTGGCCCAGCGCTTCGAGGACGGCCACGCCTTCTTCGAGACCGCCCAGGAGCGCCTGGAGCGCATGCGGCGGCTCACCGAGCGGCGCAACTACGTGGCCTACCGCTCCCTGGTGAGCGGGGTGGACCAGTTCGCGGACGAGATGAACGCCCAGGTGGAGGCGGACATCAAGCGCATCCGGGCCCGGGCCGAGCACTACTACGACCGCCTGCGCGACATCCAGCGCGAGGCGGCATGGTTCCCGTTCCCCAAGCTGCTTCTGGAATTCAACAAGGACTTCAACTACTGCGTCGAGAAGATGAACTGGATGCGGGACCAGCACCTCAAGGTGGCCGAGAATTTCCGCAAGACCCTGCGCTTCCTGGACGAGATCGAGGACCGCATCGGCAGGCTCCAGAAGCGGCTGGTGACGCTGCGCATCGTGCGCGACAGCACGCTCTTCGTCCTGCTCCTGGGCCGCACCTTCATCTGGCTGGAGATCATCGGCCTGGGCCTGGCCCTGGTGACCATTCCGCTGCTCATCTACATGACCCGGCACGCGCCCGGAAACTGGCTGGTGAATCTCATCCTGGAGCAGAAGTGGGAGTTCCAGAAGGGGCTGGTGATCATCCTTTCGGTCCTGGCCCTGGGCCTGGCCGCGGTCAAGACCGCCTTCTCCTTCGAGAAGCGCAAGCGTCTGCTCTTCGAGCGCAAGGAACAGGAGTTCCAGGATCGCGTGCAGGCCCGGCGGGCGGCCATGAAGAGCGCGGGGCCGGGCGGCGGCAAGGCCCAGGCCGGAGCCAAACCTCCGGCCAAGGCTCCCGCCAAGCCTCCGGCCAAGGCCGGACCCAAGGGAAAATAA
- a CDS encoding flavodoxin family protein — MKALAVNGSPRKKWNTAMLLERALAGAESKGARCEMVHLYDLAYTGCRSCFSCKLLNGKNYGRCAVRDGLTPALERAAESDVLILGSPVYFGTETGMMRSFMERLLFPFVTYTPGYASIFPGRLRSALVYSMNIGEEALAATGQDRRIEHSRSFMTRTFGNCETLVVCDTFQFQDYSKYLSTVWDAEAKAKRREEVFPRDLERAFGLGARLAEAAGA; from the coding sequence ATGAAAGCCTTGGCCGTCAACGGCAGCCCGAGAAAGAAATGGAACACCGCGATGCTTCTGGAGCGGGCCTTGGCCGGGGCCGAGTCCAAGGGCGCGCGGTGCGAGATGGTCCACCTCTACGACCTGGCCTACACCGGCTGCCGCAGCTGCTTCTCCTGCAAGCTGCTCAACGGCAAGAACTACGGGCGCTGCGCCGTGCGGGACGGCCTCACCCCTGCCCTGGAACGCGCCGCCGAGTCCGACGTCCTGATCCTCGGCTCGCCGGTCTACTTCGGCACCGAGACCGGGATGATGCGCTCGTTCATGGAACGCCTGCTGTTCCCCTTCGTGACCTACACCCCGGGCTATGCGAGCATCTTCCCGGGCAGGCTCCGAAGCGCCCTGGTGTACTCCATGAACATCGGCGAGGAGGCCCTGGCCGCCACCGGCCAGGACCGGCGCATCGAGCACTCGCGTTCGTTCATGACGCGCACCTTCGGCAACTGCGAGACGCTGGTCGTCTGCGACACCTTCCAATTCCAGGACTACTCCAAGTATCTGTCCACGGTCTGGGACGCGGAAGCCAAGGCGAAACGCCGCGAGGAGGTCTTCCCCCGGGACCTGGAACGGGCCTTTGGCCTGGGCGCGCGGCTGGCCGAAGCGGCCGGTGCCTGA
- the mutY gene encoding A/G-specific adenine glycosylase codes for MSRADNARHVPDMAGMDQRAVAERLLDWFASARRDLPWRRTYDPYHVLVSEVMLQQTQMERVVPYFLRWMDRFPDLESLARASEDEVLRLWEGLGYYSRGRSLLAAAGVLVREHGGAVPDDRETLLTLPGVGPYTAGAVRSVAFNLPEPAVDANVERVLARLTNLELPARDPRAKEFLRETARGLIPEGRARDFNQALMELGALVCLPRTPRCPECPLAGFCVARSLGVAELRPLAGPPKEVVRLRMASGLLLRDGRLYIQKRRPDDVWPGLWEFPGGVLEEGESPEQALAREFREEVELDVRPLAPAVEVRYSYTRYRVTMHAFYCADAGGPAAPRMNEAVDGRFVTPGELSRYAFPAGHRRVISFVLDDPRLKEFLARS; via the coding sequence GTGAGCCGGGCGGACAACGCGCGCCACGTTCCCGACATGGCGGGCATGGACCAACGGGCCGTGGCCGAGCGCCTGCTGGACTGGTTCGCCTCGGCCCGGCGCGACCTGCCCTGGCGGCGGACTTACGATCCCTACCACGTGCTCGTCTCCGAGGTCATGCTCCAGCAGACCCAGATGGAGCGGGTGGTGCCGTACTTCCTGCGCTGGATGGACCGCTTCCCGGACCTGGAGAGCCTGGCCCGGGCCTCGGAGGACGAGGTCCTGCGCCTGTGGGAGGGCCTGGGCTACTACAGCCGTGGCCGTTCCCTGCTGGCCGCCGCCGGGGTTCTGGTCCGGGAACATGGCGGCGCGGTGCCGGACGACCGCGAGACCCTGCTGACCCTGCCCGGGGTGGGGCCCTACACCGCCGGAGCCGTGCGCAGCGTGGCCTTCAACCTGCCGGAACCGGCGGTGGACGCCAACGTGGAGCGCGTGCTGGCGCGGCTGACCAACCTGGAGTTGCCCGCGCGCGATCCCCGGGCCAAGGAATTTTTGCGCGAGACCGCGCGCGGCCTCATTCCCGAGGGCCGGGCCAGGGACTTCAACCAGGCCCTCATGGAACTGGGGGCGCTGGTCTGCCTGCCCCGGACGCCGCGCTGCCCGGAGTGCCCCCTGGCCGGGTTCTGCGTGGCCAGGAGCCTGGGAGTGGCCGAGCTGCGCCCCTTGGCCGGGCCGCCCAAGGAGGTGGTCCGGTTGCGAATGGCCTCGGGGCTGCTCCTGCGCGACGGCCGCCTCTACATCCAGAAACGCCGCCCGGATGACGTCTGGCCCGGGCTCTGGGAGTTTCCCGGCGGGGTGCTGGAGGAGGGCGAGAGCCCGGAACAGGCCCTGGCCCGGGAGTTCCGCGAGGAGGTGGAGCTGGACGTGCGGCCCCTGGCTCCGGCCGTGGAGGTCCGCTACAGCTACACCAGGTACCGCGTGACCATGCACGCCTTCTATTGCGCCGACGCGGGCGGCCCGGCCGCGCCGCGCATGAACGAGGCCGTGGACGGCCGTTTCGTGACCCCCGGCGAACTGTCCCGTTACGCCTTTCCGGCGGGCCACCGCCGGGTCATCTCCTTTGTCCTGGACGATCCCCGCCTGAAGGAATTCCTGGCGCGCAGCTGA